In a single window of the Elaeis guineensis isolate ETL-2024a chromosome 6, EG11, whole genome shotgun sequence genome:
- the LOC105060060 gene encoding uncharacterized protein has protein sequence MPTTTTTTSQNPRCGGFFSLRGCPGEPRVRRSLPAGHGQPGCGRIDRVATWVGNGVAAAFFASLERCSCINIDTDDDRNEAKDVPLIYNDGNARREAGGLGRGQRRRKGKGKKSGGGCFNDFMYDDK, from the coding sequence ATGCCTacaaccaccaccaccacctcccaAAACCCCAGGTGCGGCGGCTTCTTCAGTCTGAGAGGCTGCCCCGGCGAGCCCCGGGTGCGGCGATCGCTGCCGGCCGGCCATGGGCAGCCGGGCTGCGGGAGGATCGACCGGGTGGCCACATGGGTGGGGAACGGCGTCGCCGCCGCGTTCTTCGCGTCGTTGGAGCGGTGCTCCTGCATCAACATCGACACGGATGACGACCGCAACGAGGCCAAGGACGTGCCGCTGATCTACAACGATGGGAACGCCCGCCGGGAGGCCGGCGGGCTTGGAAGAGGCCAGAGGCGCAGGaaggggaaggggaagaagagtgGAGGTGGGTGTTTTAATGACTTCATGTATGATGATAAGTAG